One stretch of Vicia villosa cultivar HV-30 ecotype Madison, WI unplaced genomic scaffold, Vvil1.0 ctg.001020F_1_1, whole genome shotgun sequence DNA includes these proteins:
- the LOC131632793 gene encoding probable polygalacturonase At3g15720 — MRSMFVFLVFLLIVSPIAAGDNAYFDVVKYGAKGDGVSDDSNAFLKAWKDTCSATRGFPTMLIPQGRRFMLQPSSFEGPCKSAYIRVMIMGTIMAPQKWENWKWVNNNYRESWIQFIHINGLDVSGRGMIDGQGASWWNKSQYERPTAVRFIGCSKLKLGPLRHINSPRNHIGIGSCNGALLSGLQITAPENSHNTDGIDIASSSNIFVEQSTISTGDDCIAINSGSKLINITGIFCGPGHGISVGSLGKNGNYETVEEIHVRNVTFSGTTNGARIKTWVGGCGYARKITYEDIILDRVQNPVIIDQQYNAYKTLKGGRKAVKVSDVTYRNIRGTTISPAAINLGCDNIGCTNIILKDINIVGIGKNIPAASCKNVQGSSSFCTPKVPCLSSNDH, encoded by the exons ATGAGAAGCATGTTTGTTTTTCTTGTCTTCTTACTAATTGTTTCACCCATAGCAGCAGGTGACAATGCATACTTTGATGTTGTTAAGTATGGTGCTAAGGGTGATGGTGTTTCGGATGATTCAaat gcCTTTCTCAAAGCATGGAAAGATACATGCAGTGCAACCAGAGGATTTCCAACAATGCTTATACCTCAAGGAAGAAGATTTATGTTGCAACCTTCGTCTTTTGAAGGTCCTTGTAAATCTGCATATATTAGAGTTATG ATTATGGGAACTATTATGGCACCACAAAAATGGGAGAATTGGAAATGGGTTAACAATAATTATCGTGAATCATGGATTCAGTTTATTCATATAAATGGCCTTGATGTCAGTGGAAGAGGGATGATTGACGGCCAAGGTGCTTCTTGGTGGAATAAAAGTCAATATGAGAGACCAACG GCTGTTAGATTTATTGGTTGTTCTAAACTAAAACTTGGTCCGTTAAGACACATCAATAGTCCGAGAAATCATATAGGTATAGGTTCATGCAATGGTGCTTTACTATCTGGTCTTCAAATAACTGCACCAGAGAATAGTCACAACACCGATGGAATTGATATAGCATCATCAAGCAACATTTTTGTCGAacaatcaacaatttcaacag GTGATGATTGCATCGCTATTAATAGTGGTTCAAAACTCATCAACATAACTGGAATTTTTTGTGGACCTGGTCATGGCATCag TGTTGGAAGTCTTGGAAAAAATGGAAATTATGAAACTGTAGAAGAAATACATGTGAGAAATGTCACTTTTAGTGGAACAACGAATGGTGCAAGAATTAAGACATGGGTG GGAGGATGTGGTTATGCAAGAAAGATAACTTATGAAGATATAATACTTGATAGAGTTCAGAATCCAGTTATTATTGACCAGCAATATAATGCATACAAAACTTTAAAAGGTGGAAGGAAAGCTGTGAAAGTGAGTGATGTAACTTATCGCAACATTCGGGGAACCACAATTAGTCCAGCTGCAATTAATTTAGGTTGTGACAATATTGGTTGTACCAACATCATATTAAAAGACATCAATATAGTTGGTATTGGCAAAAATATACCAGCGGCATCGTGCAAAAATGTACAAGGGTCGAGCTCATTTTGTACTCCAAAGGTTCCATGTCTTTCCTCAAATGATcattag